A region of the Passer domesticus isolate bPasDom1 chromosome Z, bPasDom1.hap1, whole genome shotgun sequence genome:
ttgggccatggccagcacatgccccacctgcactcaggctgggcacgggcagcgcaggtttgggatggcagcagagccacacgttggctcagcactggctgccaaggcctgctgagaaaactccgggACTCCACTGAGAGAAGAACTCCAAGCAGGAGCCACCTGGAGAGGACAAATCCAGCCCCCATCCCACGGGCAGCTCTTTAGGAAGAGCTCCAAGTGTCCccctgaagctcatcccagagcccagaagccaacagggatcctgagccagctccgctgcctttggcagcacttgggcaaatgagctgcagcaagggggaggcagcagtgactgggactgctgcaggctggggatgaaggaAGGGCCACGGACACAagtgctgagatgctccaaaatccagaaggagGCTGGAGAACTGGGAAGGAACAAGTTCTGAAGGCACTGAAACGATGGAAACCCCTTGTGTGaagttccctgaaggaactCCCAAGGACATGGATGCTAAAATAAGTAGTACCAGAATGAATACACAAATGCAGTAACACCAGGAGATGGTCTGTATGACCCACAGGCAATGGCTTAGAAAAAGaccaagtctatattttatatcttctgtttattatagtatctatattaaaatatataatatgtagTATATAGATGATGAATTACATTTATCATAAATTCATATGTGTTGTGTGATAcattttgatatgttttgataaatatttttatttcatatagttttgatatattcctccagcctggagagtgaagatgtacagcagtccaaaaccttctgcccacacagcagtcagccccggctgtgtgcatgcacacccacccactgtccttgctctcctcagcacttcagggctgctgtttgcacagaactGGGATGAATTTAACTCGACAGAGCCACAAGTGGGCTGTCCAGCTTGTCATGAACACTCATGTGGCAAGGAACAACACAGAGCTCTTAAATCACATTATCACAtgtcctttcattcctgctgggcactgaggaactctcaaaagcaccaaagacacagagaagaggTGAAAAAACTGGTATCATGCTACTGCTGGTAtcctcatggaggaaaatctgttGGGTTTCTTAAGGTTGTAGTTttccaaaaactaggaaaaaatccTACTGCTCAGCACCAGTAGCTCAATTGTGAATGATTTTCTTGACTTGGCAAAGCTAGGATGTCAACAGTGGACTCCGTCCTTGGTTCAAatcacctgccctcacctgcagacaaaagcaccaccaccagcagaagctacatcactcaattttctcaaaaagctgggtaacatttttgagaagaaagaaaaacatgtcaGACTCTGTGGATTCATGACAGGACTCTGTGAAacagttgcaaagcaaagggcagcagcttctctctgggacactccttgtgctccagggcagccgggctgtcccagctgcccaggacccggcgctgcgtgagctctgcagagctgcacagcggggaggcagcttcgggcacctcagcccctggccaggagtggcttcttGCTCTGGAGGGCTCCCTGGGGGCAAATGCAGActgctggccttctgctcttggccctagcctggccttgcagggctaatCCTGTTCCCTGTGTCACAAAAGTTCCCAGACTGAAATTTGTGCTCCAACATGACAGCCCCAAAGTCTGTGGCGtgtcaggaagctcaggaatgaacctgcagggcttggaaaagctgtgcgtcccccagagcacaagcagttctccaacaagacttcaaggctgagggacaaagcttcccccttcagctctccacagcagctctaggGAGTCTCTCTCCATTGTGAAATCTCCTTTGTCAGTCTACAGTgacaagagctggctgcaggaggcatttgcattggaactctccccagatggggggaagaagaggggattcctgaggaaagaaaaaggcaacacTGTTTGGGAAAACACCAGCATGAGTTCACTACAACTCCAGGCCAGAAATCCCTTGAATAAAGCAGCATCCATCCATGGGGCAGCACTTTAGCTTTGAAATCAATCTGACAaacctgctgccccttcctgctgctgtagctgactcTAAAGCACGAGAAATGTGCCAACTCTGCCAAAGACTGGCAGACATGGTGAGATAAAAAGAGCcagtctgctgaaaaggagaccaaatgaatgttttctaatgcccccttctcatcctttccccagccaagccagagcaatgtccttcctctctgtcaccgatggtgacccaggcacgggatgcacagtggggacagagcccgcaactgctcccagtgccttcGCCACGGGCTTCCATTGCCCTGAAATGCCGTGCCGGGCGCTGCCCttccgtgccgtgccgtgccgtgcggagcccggccagcgccgggagccgccccgcccgcgctgtgcccgcggccccggctctgccgcgctcgtccccgccaagtccggcccgcgccggggccgcgctgggcGCGAGCGCAGCGCCCCCCTCCGGCCGCGCGCCGCCGGCGCAGCCGCGGCCGTTGCGCCGCGGGCGTTGCGGCCACAGGCGGCGATCGGAGCCATGGcggagctgccgctgcccgccgggctcagcgccagcgccttccccgccaagctgtggcgcctggtgaacagcccccgcgtccgctccgtgcgctgggacagccgcgcccaggggctgctcgtcGACCGCTCCCTCTTCGagcgggagctgctcagcccggGCGACGCCCACGGGGGCGGCGAAGGGGTGGGGCCGACGCCGGACTCCTTCCAAGCCACGCACTTCGGTAGTTTCGTGCGGCAGCTCAACCTCTACGGCTTCCACAAGGTGCCGAGCCGGGTTGGCTCATCTGAGCCCGGCGATGCCGGGGGCTGGCTCCACTTCAGGAACCCCAACTTTCGCCGCGACCGCCCCGACCTCCTGCTCCATATCAAGCGCCTGACCAGGGCCAACAGGCAGCggctggcagcggggctggAGGTGCGCAGCCGCCAGCCCAGCCGCTTCCAGCAGCTCCGCACGGAGCGGCCGCTGGCGTCCTTCCCTGCCGGGCAGCCGCCCAGAGCCGGTGAGAAAGAGTGGGAGCTGTGGGCGCGgaggctggcgtgggctgtggccgtgggccctgcccgtgctggggctgctcagcgcagctgccccggctggcacaggggctgtccttgggcaaggcagctgtgccggcagggcccgggcgctgtgccggctctgccgggctgccggggctgcgggacggtcccgccgcggctgcgctcaccacagcccggcccgctcggctgcaGCTGGCCCAGCCGTGCGCCGTGGCTGGCGCTGCTCCTTGCCTggcccagagccctgtcccGGTCAAGCGCAGCTGGAGggagcctcctgtccctgtagagcagaggagaaagcaccGGGCAGTTGGGTTTCTGGCAGTTGCCTTctgccaaggagcagcagtgggacagTTTTCCCAGACAGTTGAACGAATAGGGCAGAGCTAATTAGACAAGGAATTGTTAGTTGAATAGCCCCAGAacatgtggggatttttttctttctcacccTGTTTGGGAGGATGGGAGCTTTTGTCTTTCCTGATAGAAGTACAGTTGCTGCCAAAGGAAACACACCCAAAGACCAATAGTGACGCGGCCTTCtctttgcttcctttcttcttccctcactGCTACACAGTGCTCTCATACCAGgacctcactgctgcctcacCTGAGGGTTTACAGCTGCCTCCAGGCCCTTCCAGGCTAAGCGCAGGTGCTCAGGAGTCTGACCTTTTCCTGACATCTCCCAAGAAAGTCTTTGCCTCATCTGGATTTCTTGGGGTTTCATCAGAGGAACCAGGCACCAGCAAATTTCATCTCAAGCGTGAGCTCATCATTCCGCTGGTTCCCATAGACTGCAGATGCCGCCCTGAGCTCACGGTTTCTCTGCGTCCCATAGACCATCACAGCCCTTCCATGGCCTCtccagagggaagcagctgcacaTCTTCAGAGCAGTATTTGCCAGCCTGCAGTTCATCAGGTAGGGAAAGAGTTTCTACCCTTGCTTTCCAAGCAGGTCCTGGTTAGTGACCCTTTAAAGAGTTTTCCTGCAGTGCTCTATCATGGGTAGATCTCAAGCGAGAATCGGGTAGAAAGTGTCAAGTCGCCTAGGAAGAGGGATCTTGAAAACAGAAGGATTTTCTGCCAGCTTTTCCTGTCCTTGGTGCAGATTTGGAGGGTGTTCTGGGCATTTTCCAGACAGCCCTTCTGTAGGGGTACAAGGGCAAGGCAAAAGATATTGCCTAACAAGTCATCAGTGTTAGGTGCACTCCCCTCTTTCTTTGAATGAAGCCAGACTAGGATGGTGAGAGGATATTGCAGAGGTTTAAGACTGTCTGCCCTGAAAATCAAGCCAAACCACTGAaatgagctctgcctgccctaGAAGAGTTGGAGCTGCAGAATACAGCCTCACCCACAAGGCTGGTTTTAGAAAAAACTCACAGTTTAATTTCAGCATGTGTGTCTGAAGATCTGGGCTCTTCCTGGGTGAATCCACTTTCTGTGGTCTTTTGTGATGAGAAACCAAATGTAGCCAAAtcccaaagctgctgggaaGATGCAAAAGGCTGTGATtataaaatgtgtgtgtgtgtctatatcCCTTTTACAATCCATGCTTTAATCTGTGTACATGTGAATtaggataaatattttttaagaggaGAACTCACTCCCCCAATCCCCTGGCAAGTCTGA
Encoded here:
- the LOC135291222 gene encoding uncharacterized protein LOC135291222, yielding MPCRALPFRAVPCRAEPGQRREPPRPRCARGPGSAALVPAKSGPRRGRAGRERSAPLRPRAAGAAAAVAPRALRPQAAIGAMAELPLPAGLSASAFPAKLWRLVNSPRVRSVRWDSRAQGLLVDRSLFERELLSPGDAHGGGEGVGPTPDSFQATHFGSFVRQLNLYGFHKVPSRVGSSEPGDAGGWLHFRNPNFRRDRPDLLLHIKRLTRANRQRLAAGLEVRSRQPSRFQQLRTERPLASFPAGQPPRAVLSYQDLTAASPEGLQLPPGPSRLSAGAQESDLFLTSPKKVFASSGFLGVSSEEPGTSKFHLKRELIIPLVPIDCRCRPELTVSLRPIDHHSPSMASPEGSSCTSSEQYLPACSSSATPGTSGPSTPAGSAGFAPWTAPSWLWNTPGEEELPPPDLDMVLETLEEMFSPSAQGNINVAPESSGGQPVDRAEAEGALPGTRRCGNNSQEPEELDFHLIYLARRAALREKKDRRESL